The following are encoded together in the Acidovorax sp. KKS102 genome:
- a CDS encoding HAD family hydrolase translates to MALDPQTSPSPALQIDPELLLRAQGVRVAFFDVDGVLTDGGLYFSETGETIKRFNTLDGHGLKLLQKAGITPAVITGRDSAPLRVRLKALGVEHAVFGTEDKRPAAEQMLATLGLTWAQAAAMGDDWPDLPVMRRSAFACAPANAQTEVRHAAHFVTQARGGDGAARELCDLLLVATGRYAALLADYTA, encoded by the coding sequence ATGGCGCTGGATCCTCAGACCTCTCCCTCTCCTGCCCTGCAGATTGACCCTGAACTGCTGCTGCGCGCCCAGGGCGTGCGCGTGGCCTTTTTCGACGTGGACGGTGTGCTCACCGACGGCGGCCTGTACTTCAGCGAAACGGGCGAGACCATCAAACGCTTCAACACCCTGGACGGCCACGGCCTCAAGCTGCTGCAAAAGGCGGGCATTACTCCCGCCGTGATCACCGGCCGCGACTCCGCCCCATTGCGCGTGCGCCTGAAGGCCCTGGGCGTGGAACACGCCGTGTTCGGCACCGAAGACAAGCGCCCCGCCGCCGAGCAGATGCTGGCCACCCTGGGCCTGACCTGGGCGCAGGCCGCAGCCATGGGTGACGACTGGCCCGACCTGCCCGTGATGCGCCGCAGCGCCTTTGCCTGCGCGCCCGCCAACGCCCAGACCGAGGTGCGCCACGCAGCCCACTTCGTCACCCAGGCGCGTGGGGGCGATGGTGCGGCGCGCGAGCTGTGCGATCTGCTGCTGGTGGCCACGGGCCGTTATGCGGCGCTGCTGGCGGACTACACCGCATGA
- a CDS encoding monovalent cation:proton antiporter family protein, whose protein sequence is MSSLALTLLYLLAAVLGVVTCRSLKLPPMLGYLAAGVLIGPHALALAQNSEGVRHLGEFGVVFLMFAIGLEFSLPKLRAMRKQVFGLGLMQVVLTMAVVSGLALVLSRWAGGVWDMGWQTALALSGVMAMSSTAIVVKLMAERAELESEHGRRVMGILLFQDLAVVPLLVLIPALGSSPDQLLTSLGWALIKATVLVGLLLTGGQRLMRWWLTLVARRKSDELFMLNLLLITLGLAWLTELAGLSLALGAFIAGVLVSETEYRHQVGTDIRPFHDVLLGLFFITIGMMLDWHILVDRWALVLMLLTVPLVLKLGIILVLARGMGATTGVALRTGLYLAQAGEFGFVLLSLTQNNGLVQPALMNPILAAMVLSMLATPFLIMYSNRIVMKLVASDWLQQSLQMTSIARKSINTSKHVIICGYGRCGQNLARMLEHEGIPYMALDLDPDRVRQAAAAGDSVVYGDATRLQALMASGLVRASAVAVTYIDVPAALKVLANARSHAPQVPVVVRTQDDLYLDKLQEAGATEVVPEAIEGSLMLASHALALVGVPMRRVLRLVQDQRDARYNLLRGYFHGADDDTVNERDQERLSTINLPPGSTALGRSLGQLALPAMGVRVVNLRRGNGHVSAAVDEALLAEGDTLVLSGHPAALALAEDKLLKG, encoded by the coding sequence ATGTCTTCTCTCGCCCTCACACTGCTTTACCTGCTGGCCGCGGTGCTGGGCGTGGTGACCTGTCGCAGCCTCAAGCTGCCGCCCATGCTGGGCTACCTGGCGGCCGGGGTGCTCATCGGGCCGCATGCGCTGGCGCTGGCGCAGAACTCCGAAGGCGTGCGCCACCTGGGCGAGTTCGGGGTGGTGTTCCTGATGTTTGCCATCGGGCTGGAGTTCAGCCTGCCCAAGCTGCGCGCCATGCGCAAGCAGGTGTTTGGCCTGGGGCTGATGCAGGTGGTGCTGACGATGGCCGTGGTGTCTGGCCTGGCGCTGGTGCTGTCGCGCTGGGCGGGCGGGGTGTGGGATATGGGCTGGCAGACGGCGCTGGCGCTGTCGGGCGTGATGGCGATGAGCAGCACGGCCATTGTGGTCAAGCTCATGGCAGAGCGGGCCGAGCTGGAGAGCGAACACGGCCGGCGGGTGATGGGCATCCTGCTGTTCCAGGATCTGGCCGTGGTGCCGCTGCTGGTGCTGATTCCGGCGCTGGGGTCGTCGCCCGACCAGTTGCTGACTTCGCTGGGCTGGGCGCTGATCAAGGCCACGGTGCTGGTGGGCCTGCTGCTCACCGGCGGGCAGCGGCTGATGCGCTGGTGGCTCACGCTGGTCGCGCGGCGCAAGAGCGACGAACTGTTCATGCTGAACCTGCTGCTGATCACACTGGGCCTGGCCTGGCTGACCGAGCTGGCGGGCCTGAGCCTGGCACTGGGCGCCTTCATTGCGGGCGTGCTGGTGTCCGAGACCGAGTATCGCCACCAGGTGGGCACGGACATCAGGCCCTTTCACGATGTGCTGCTGGGCCTGTTCTTCATCACCATCGGCATGATGCTGGACTGGCACATCCTGGTGGACCGCTGGGCGCTGGTGTTGATGCTGCTCACGGTGCCGCTGGTGCTCAAGCTGGGGATCATCCTGGTGCTGGCGCGGGGCATGGGCGCGACCACCGGTGTGGCGCTGCGCACCGGGCTGTACCTGGCGCAGGCGGGCGAGTTCGGCTTTGTGCTGCTGTCGCTCACGCAGAACAACGGGCTGGTGCAGCCAGCGCTGATGAACCCCATCCTCGCGGCCATGGTGCTGTCGATGCTGGCCACGCCCTTCCTCATCATGTACAGCAACCGCATCGTGATGAAGCTGGTGGCCAGCGACTGGCTGCAGCAGTCGCTGCAGATGACATCGATTGCGCGCAAGTCCATCAACACCAGCAAGCACGTGATCATCTGCGGCTACGGCCGCTGCGGGCAGAACCTGGCGCGCATGCTGGAGCACGAGGGCATCCCCTACATGGCGCTGGACCTGGACCCGGACCGCGTGCGCCAGGCCGCCGCCGCCGGTGATTCGGTGGTGTATGGCGACGCGACCCGCCTGCAGGCGCTGATGGCCTCCGGCCTGGTGCGCGCCAGCGCCGTGGCTGTGACCTACATCGACGTGCCCGCCGCGCTGAAGGTGCTGGCCAATGCCCGCTCGCACGCGCCGCAGGTGCCGGTGGTGGTGCGCACACAGGACGACCTGTACCTGGACAAGCTGCAGGAGGCCGGCGCGACCGAGGTGGTGCCCGAAGCCATCGAGGGCTCGCTCATGCTCGCCAGCCACGCCCTGGCCCTGGTAGGCGTGCCCATGCGCCGCGTGCTGCGGCTGGTGCAGGACCAGCGTGATGCGCGCTACAACCTGCTGCGCGGCTACTTCCACGGCGCGGACGACGACACGGTGAACGAGCGCGACCAGGAGCGCCTGTCCACCATCAACCTGCCCCCCGGCTCCACGGCCCTCGGCCGCAGCCTGGGTCAGCTGGCGCTGCCGGCCATGGGCGTGCGCGTGGTCAACCTGCGGCGAGGCAACGGCCATGTGAGCGCAGCGGTGGACGAGGCCTTGCTGGCCGAAGGCGACACGCTGGTGCTGTCGGGCCACCCGGCTGCACTGGCGCTCGCAGAAGACAAGCTGCTGAAAGGCTGA
- a CDS encoding adenine phosphoribosyltransferase, translating into MQPLSVNQYLRQHIRTVPDWPAPGVQFRDITPLLQDPKVFRVLIDAFVHRYMDKALRPDVVAGLDARGFILGAVVAYELNVGFVPIRKKGKLPFTTVEETYELEYGSATVELHTDAVKAGDRVLLIDDLIATGGTMMAGKKLLEKLGATVTEGAAIVDLPELGGSQRLRDAGLPLYTLVDFAGH; encoded by the coding sequence ATGCAGCCCCTCAGCGTCAACCAGTACCTCCGCCAGCACATCCGCACCGTCCCCGACTGGCCCGCGCCCGGCGTGCAGTTCCGCGACATCACGCCGCTGCTGCAGGACCCGAAAGTGTTCCGCGTGCTGATTGACGCGTTTGTGCACCGCTACATGGACAAGGCGCTGCGCCCCGATGTGGTGGCAGGCCTGGACGCGCGGGGCTTCATCCTGGGGGCCGTGGTGGCCTATGAGCTGAACGTGGGTTTTGTGCCCATCCGCAAGAAAGGCAAGCTGCCCTTCACCACGGTGGAAGAGACCTATGAACTGGAGTACGGCAGCGCCACGGTGGAGCTGCACACCGACGCCGTGAAGGCCGGCGACCGCGTGCTGCTGATCGATGACCTGATCGCCACCGGCGGCACCATGATGGCCGGCAAAAAGCTGCTGGAGAAACTGGGGGCCACCGTCACCGAAGGCGCTGCCATTGTCGATTTGCCCGAGCTGGGCGGATCACAGCGCCTGCGCGATGCGGGCCTGCCGCTGTACACCCTGGTGGACTTTGCAGGGCACTGA
- a CDS encoding SIS domain-containing protein, with translation MTPAPAALPPFDADQALRLARETFDIEAAALTALSNRVDKLFAQAVQMVLQTRGRVVVMGMGKSGHVGRKIAATLASTGTPAFFVHPAEASHGDLGMVTAGDVVLALSNSGEVGEVTAILPVIKRLGVPLIAMTGGLQSTLARHADIVLDCGVEREACPHNLAPTTSTTAQIAMGDALAVALLDARGFRPEDFARSHPGGALGRKLLTHVSDVMRSGTEVPRVAPDASFSDLMREMSAKGLGASAIVDAAGQVLGIFTDGDLRRRIEAGADLRSTTAAQVMHPNPRRIAPDALAVDAAEMMEAHAITSVLVVDAAGVLVGVVHIGDLMRAKVI, from the coding sequence ATGACTCCCGCCCCCGCCGCGCTGCCCCCTTTTGACGCTGATCAGGCCCTGCGCCTGGCCCGCGAGACCTTCGACATCGAGGCGGCGGCCTTAACCGCTCTGTCAAACCGCGTGGACAAGCTGTTTGCCCAGGCGGTGCAGATGGTGCTGCAGACCCGGGGCCGTGTGGTGGTGATGGGCATGGGAAAAAGTGGCCATGTGGGCCGCAAGATTGCCGCCACGCTCGCTTCGACTGGTACCCCCGCGTTTTTCGTACACCCCGCCGAAGCCAGCCATGGCGACCTGGGCATGGTCACGGCTGGCGACGTGGTGCTGGCGCTGTCCAACAGCGGAGAAGTGGGTGAAGTGACCGCCATCCTGCCCGTGATCAAGCGGCTGGGCGTGCCTTTGATCGCGATGACCGGTGGGCTGCAGTCCACGTTGGCGCGCCATGCGGACATCGTGCTCGACTGCGGTGTGGAGCGCGAAGCCTGCCCGCACAACCTTGCACCGACAACAAGTACCACGGCCCAGATCGCCATGGGCGACGCGCTGGCCGTGGCCCTGCTGGACGCCCGGGGCTTCCGCCCCGAAGACTTTGCCCGCTCGCACCCTGGCGGTGCGCTGGGCCGCAAGCTGCTCACCCATGTGAGCGACGTGATGCGCTCGGGCACCGAAGTGCCGCGTGTGGCGCCTGACGCCTCGTTCAGCGACCTCATGCGCGAGATGAGCGCCAAGGGCCTGGGCGCTTCGGCCATCGTCGATGCAGCAGGGCAGGTGCTGGGCATCTTCACCGACGGCGACCTGCGCCGCCGCATCGAGGCCGGGGCAGACCTGCGGTCCACCACCGCCGCCCAGGTCATGCACCCCAACCCCCGCCGCATTGCCCCCGACGCCCTGGCCGTGGACGCCGCCGAAATGATGGAGGCCCACGCCATCACCAGCGTGCTGGTGGTGGACGCAGCGGGCGTGCTGGTGGGCGTGGTCCACATCGGCGACCTGATGCGGGCGAAGGTGATCTGA
- a CDS encoding Crp/Fnr family transcriptional regulator → MNVPMPVASKVDLKGLIDAIAQTTAEDSMTNPLTAAQWEVLSSYLLPVVLPAGQVLFSQGATDRTLYLVESGSLSVHYQDEKERLRLAIVGAGSVVGEGAFFSHRARSATVQASAPCKLWSLTAIRFTELTNRQPAIALGLAMAAGAVLAKRLGNRRRRVAAT, encoded by the coding sequence ATGAATGTTCCCATGCCCGTTGCCTCCAAGGTGGACCTCAAAGGTCTGATCGACGCCATTGCCCAGACCACGGCGGAGGACAGCATGACCAACCCGCTGACGGCCGCCCAGTGGGAGGTGCTGTCGTCCTACCTGCTGCCGGTGGTGCTGCCCGCCGGCCAGGTGCTCTTCAGCCAGGGCGCCACGGACCGCACACTGTATCTGGTCGAAAGCGGCAGCCTGAGCGTGCACTACCAGGACGAAAAAGAACGCCTGCGCCTGGCGATTGTGGGCGCAGGCTCGGTGGTCGGCGAAGGCGCTTTCTTCTCACACCGCGCACGCAGCGCCACCGTGCAGGCCAGCGCACCCTGCAAGCTGTGGAGCCTCACGGCCATCCGCTTCACCGAGCTGACCAACCGCCAGCCCGCCATTGCCCTGGGTCTGGCCATGGCCGCAGGGGCTGTGCTGGCCAAGCGCCTGGGCAACCGCCGCCGCCGCGTTGCGGCCACCTGA
- a CDS encoding SDR family oxidoreductase, whose amino-acid sequence MTQPLVFITGASSGIGQALAHRYHQAGFRLALVARRTSEVKTWASAQGISPVSYEIYSADVSVSDSIVAAGRDCIARQGVPDVVIANAGISVGMDTAVLSDIDVMARTFATNNIGMAATFQPFVDAMVQRGSGTLVGLGSVAGIRGLPGHGAYCASKAAVISYCESLRGELRPHGVRVVTVSPGYIDTPLTQQNRYSMPFLMQPADFADRAFRTIQAGVSYRVIPWQMGVVAKLLRMLPNPLFDKVLAGRPRKRRQSEMQ is encoded by the coding sequence ATGACCCAACCCCTTGTCTTCATCACCGGCGCCTCCAGCGGCATTGGCCAGGCCCTGGCCCACCGCTACCACCAAGCGGGATTCCGCCTGGCGCTGGTGGCTCGGCGCACTTCCGAGGTCAAAACATGGGCAAGCGCACAAGGAATAAGCCCTGTTAGCTATGAAATTTATAGTGCCGACGTATCGGTGAGCGACAGCATCGTGGCTGCGGGGCGTGACTGCATCGCACGCCAGGGGGTGCCAGATGTGGTGATTGCCAACGCCGGCATCAGCGTGGGCATGGACACGGCCGTGCTGAGCGACATCGATGTCATGGCCCGCACCTTTGCCACCAACAACATCGGCATGGCGGCCACCTTCCAGCCGTTTGTGGATGCCATGGTGCAGCGCGGCAGCGGCACCCTGGTGGGCCTTGGCAGCGTGGCCGGTATCCGCGGTCTGCCGGGCCATGGCGCGTATTGCGCCAGCAAGGCGGCGGTCATCAGCTATTGCGAGAGCCTGCGCGGTGAATTGCGCCCCCATGGCGTGCGCGTGGTGACGGTGTCGCCGGGCTACATCGACACCCCCCTCACTCAGCAGAACCGCTACAGCATGCCGTTTTTGATGCAGCCTGCCGATTTTGCCGACCGGGCCTTTCGCACCATTCAGGCGGGCGTGAGCTACCGGGTCATCCCCTGGCAGATGGGCGTGGTTGCCAAGCTGCTGCGCATGCTGCCCAACCCCTTGTTTGACAAGGTGCTGGCGGGCCGCCCGCGCAAGCGCCGCCAAAGCGAAATGCAGTGA
- a CDS encoding EAL domain-containing protein produces MPISVLLIESDHPHAQAVAGALADPWSGWRVDVVESITEAREYLLRHRPDIVLAAQRTMDGSAFDLLQLLDGVPAIIIVRMGAETHAAQAMRHGFDDFTVQDPALDYLLTLPAQIEAVLERTSSARARRAAEAMLARQHRLLQAISRAQGMFIASSGPRAAFEALLGELMTLTQSAFGLVGQVQRADDGHPYLRVHAMTDISWDEASRQRYAQHAEDGMVFDNLHSLVGAALVSGEPVISNDANHDPRSAGTPPGHPTLRTYLGLPIHAAGELVAMVGLANRSSGYSNADVQFLQPLLSTIGQLETARRAELARSHVEAELARTSALLAEKTRALEGTLDNISQGITNVDAEGRIRVYNQRYLELLDLPESLLAQQPLVEEVVRFQTERGDFGPNFQLIEPMARNYVASEYAAHGNRMPLPDSYVRRTPKGRYIEVRTRALEPGGRVRTFTDVTDYLSTLEALRQSEARWRSLTDLSSDWYWEQDDQFRFVRLDGNPYHTEGVPDEMHYGLTRWELPDTFVTEGQWREHRKQLEAHQVFHDFEMQRLSQDGKPVWVSISGEPIFDEEGRFTGYRGVARDITERKLAEAEIQRLAFYDELTGLPNRRLLMDRLERAVATTQREGRHGALLFLDLDNFKGINDTMGHEWGDRLLVQVAARIGACVRATDTVARLGGDEFVVVVQGLHSQEVEAAAEAEAVGQKVLVALNQPYVVDGCDMHSTPSIGIALFQDAQQPVQELLKRADLAMYQAKAQGRNTLCFFDPAMQAAASARSALEGDIRQGLARNEFLLHYQPVVDATGHLLGAEALVRWQHPQRGMVSPADFIPLAEQTGLILPLGRQVLAIACRQLAQWATAPATAAWTLAVNVSAQEFRQPDFVEQVLAALRDAAANPRLLKLELTESLLLHDVEDSILKMQALRTLGVGFSLDDFGTGYSSLSYLKRLPLDQLKIDQSFVRDVLTDPNDATIACTIITLARSLGLDVVAEGVETEGQRAFLLRNGCRQFQGYLFGRPGPAELL; encoded by the coding sequence ATGCCCATCTCCGTCCTGCTGATCGAGAGTGATCACCCCCACGCACAGGCCGTGGCGGGGGCGCTGGCCGACCCCTGGTCGGGCTGGCGCGTGGACGTGGTGGAGTCCATCACCGAGGCGCGCGAATATCTGCTGCGCCACCGGCCCGATATCGTGCTGGCGGCCCAGCGCACCATGGACGGCTCGGCCTTTGACCTGCTGCAGCTGCTCGACGGCGTTCCGGCCATCATCATCGTGCGCATGGGGGCGGAGACCCACGCGGCGCAGGCCATGCGGCACGGCTTTGACGACTTCACCGTGCAGGACCCGGCGCTGGACTACCTGCTCACCCTGCCCGCACAGATCGAAGCCGTGCTGGAGCGCACCTCCAGCGCCCGTGCCCGCCGCGCCGCCGAGGCCATGCTGGCGCGCCAGCACCGGCTGCTGCAGGCCATCTCGCGGGCCCAGGGCATGTTCATTGCCAGCTCGGGTCCCCGGGCGGCGTTCGAGGCGCTGCTGGGCGAGTTGATGACGCTGACCCAGAGCGCGTTCGGCCTGGTCGGCCAGGTGCAGCGGGCCGATGACGGGCACCCCTACCTGCGCGTGCACGCGATGACCGACATCAGCTGGGACGAGGCCTCGCGCCAGCGCTACGCCCAGCATGCCGAGGACGGCATGGTGTTCGACAATCTGCATTCGCTGGTGGGCGCGGCCCTGGTGTCGGGCGAGCCCGTGATCAGCAACGATGCCAACCACGACCCGCGCAGCGCAGGCACGCCGCCCGGCCACCCCACGCTGCGCACCTACCTGGGCCTGCCCATCCACGCCGCAGGCGAGCTGGTGGCCATGGTGGGCCTGGCCAACCGCAGCAGCGGGTACTCCAACGCCGACGTGCAGTTTCTGCAGCCTCTGCTGAGCACGATCGGCCAGCTGGAGACCGCCCGCCGCGCCGAGCTGGCCCGCAGCCATGTGGAGGCCGAACTGGCCCGCACCAGCGCCCTGCTGGCCGAGAAGACCCGCGCCCTTGAAGGCACGCTGGACAACATCTCCCAGGGCATCACCAACGTGGACGCCGAGGGGCGCATCCGCGTCTACAACCAGCGCTACCTGGAGCTGCTGGACCTGCCCGAGAGTCTGCTGGCCCAGCAGCCGCTGGTGGAAGAGGTCGTGCGCTTTCAGACCGAGCGGGGCGACTTCGGTCCCAATTTCCAGCTCATCGAGCCCATGGCGCGCAACTATGTGGCCTCGGAGTATGCGGCCCATGGCAACCGGATGCCCCTGCCTGACAGCTATGTGCGGCGCACGCCCAAAGGCCGCTACATCGAGGTGCGCACCCGCGCCCTGGAGCCCGGCGGGCGCGTGCGCACGTTCACCGATGTCACCGACTACCTGAGCACGCTGGAGGCGCTGCGCCAGAGCGAGGCGCGCTGGCGCAGCCTGACGGACCTGTCGTCCGACTGGTATTGGGAGCAGGACGACCAGTTCCGCTTTGTGCGGCTGGACGGCAACCCATACCACACGGAGGGCGTGCCCGATGAGATGCACTACGGCCTGACCCGCTGGGAGCTGCCCGACACCTTCGTCACCGAGGGGCAATGGCGTGAACACCGCAAGCAGCTGGAGGCGCACCAGGTCTTTCACGACTTCGAGATGCAGCGCCTGTCCCAGGACGGCAAACCCGTATGGGTGTCGATCAGCGGCGAGCCCATTTTTGACGAAGAGGGGCGCTTCACCGGCTACCGGGGCGTGGCGCGCGACATCACCGAGCGCAAGCTGGCCGAGGCCGAGATCCAGCGCCTGGCGTTCTACGACGAACTCACCGGCCTGCCCAACCGGCGACTGCTGATGGACCGGCTGGAGCGCGCGGTGGCTACCACCCAGCGCGAGGGTCGCCACGGCGCGCTGCTGTTCCTGGACCTGGACAACTTCAAGGGCATCAACGACACCATGGGCCACGAATGGGGCGACCGCCTGCTGGTGCAGGTGGCCGCGCGCATCGGGGCCTGTGTGCGGGCCACTGACACCGTGGCGCGGCTGGGTGGTGACGAGTTTGTGGTCGTGGTGCAAGGCCTCCACAGTCAGGAGGTCGAAGCCGCCGCCGAGGCCGAAGCCGTGGGGCAGAAGGTTCTGGTGGCGCTGAACCAGCCCTATGTGGTGGACGGCTGCGACATGCACAGTACGCCCAGCATTGGCATCGCGCTGTTCCAGGATGCGCAGCAGCCTGTGCAGGAGCTGCTCAAGCGCGCCGACCTGGCCATGTACCAGGCCAAGGCGCAGGGGCGCAACACCCTGTGCTTTTTTGACCCCGCCATGCAGGCCGCTGCGTCGGCGCGCTCGGCACTGGAGGGCGATATCCGCCAGGGCCTGGCGCGCAACGAGTTTCTGTTGCACTACCAACCGGTGGTGGACGCCACCGGCCACCTGCTGGGAGCCGAGGCGCTGGTACGGTGGCAACACCCGCAGCGCGGCATGGTCTCGCCCGCCGACTTCATCCCGCTGGCCGAGCAGACTGGGCTCATCCTGCCCCTGGGCCGCCAGGTGCTGGCCATAGCCTGCCGCCAGCTGGCCCAGTGGGCTACCGCCCCGGCAACGGCTGCGTGGACGCTGGCCGTCAACGTGAGTGCGCAGGAGTTCCGCCAGCCCGATTTTGTGGAGCAGGTGCTGGCCGCGCTGCGCGATGCGGCCGCCAACCCGCGTCTGCTCAAGCTTGAACTGACTGAAAGCCTGCTGCTGCACGACGTGGAGGACAGCATCCTCAAGATGCAGGCGCTGCGCACGCTGGGGGTGGGCTTTTCGCTGGACGACTTTGGCACAGGTTATTCATCGCTCAGCTACCTCAAGCGCCTGCCGCTGGACCAGCTCAAGATCGACCAGAGCTTTGTGCGCGACGTGCTCACTGACCCCAACGACGCCACCATCGCCTGCACCATCATCACGCTGGCCCGCAGCCTGGGCCTGGACGTGGTGGCCGAGGGGGTGGAGACCGAAGGGCAGCGTGCGTTCTTGCTGCGCAACGGCTGCCGCCAGTTCCAGGGCTACCTGTTCGGGCGGCCTGGGCCTGCGGAGTTGCTGTAG
- the lptC gene encoding LPS export ABC transporter periplasmic protein LptC gives MIRVIRQGWDQLSIYLPVVLMGLLALGTWWLVRNAPMPQLPAIDRPVKHQPDYFMKSFSVKTFDATGRLQSEVQGDEARHYPDTDTLEIDQVRMRSVSLDGRVTVATANRALSNADGSEVQLFGNAIVTREPLPAKPGAAAQPRMEFRGEFLHAFTNTERVRSDQPVTLTRGNDRFTADSMDYDNLDQVLQLRGRVRGMILPGTTR, from the coding sequence ATGATCCGCGTGATCCGCCAGGGCTGGGACCAGCTCTCGATCTACCTGCCCGTGGTGCTGATGGGCCTGCTGGCGCTGGGCACCTGGTGGCTGGTGCGCAACGCGCCCATGCCGCAGTTGCCCGCCATCGACCGGCCCGTAAAGCACCAGCCCGACTACTTCATGAAGTCCTTTTCGGTGAAGACCTTCGACGCCACAGGCCGCCTGCAAAGTGAGGTGCAAGGTGACGAGGCACGCCACTACCCCGACACCGACACGCTGGAAATCGACCAGGTCCGCATGCGCTCGGTCAGCCTCGATGGCCGGGTCACCGTGGCCACCGCCAACCGGGCCCTGAGCAATGCCGATGGCTCCGAAGTGCAGTTGTTCGGCAATGCCATCGTCACGCGTGAACCGCTGCCCGCCAAGCCGGGGGCGGCGGCGCAGCCCCGGATGGAGTTCCGGGGTGAGTTTCTGCACGCCTTCACCAACACCGAACGGGTGCGCTCGGACCAGCCGGTCACGCTCACCCGCGGCAACGACCGCTTCACTGCCGACAGCATGGACTACGACAACCTCGACCAGGTGCTGCAACTGCGCGGGCGCGTGCGCGGCATGATCCTGCCGGGCACCACGCGATAG
- a CDS encoding RNA-binding protein, translating to MGNKLYVGNLPYSVRDGDLEQAFGQFGAVTSAKVMMERDTGRSKGFGFVEMGSDAEAQAAINGMNGQPLGGRSIVVNEARPMEPRPPRSGGFGGGGGGYGGGGRSGGGRSGGGGYGGGREGGGGGYGGGREGGGGGYGGGRDGGGGYGGGGRSEGGFRSPYGSGSRNGGGGGRNGGGGGYGGSGNGGY from the coding sequence ATGGGCAACAAACTGTACGTCGGCAACCTGCCTTACTCGGTGCGCGACGGTGATCTGGAACAGGCCTTTGGCCAGTTCGGTGCCGTGACCAGCGCCAAGGTCATGATGGAGCGCGACACGGGTCGCTCCAAAGGCTTCGGCTTTGTGGAGATGGGCAGCGACGCAGAAGCCCAGGCTGCCATCAACGGCATGAACGGCCAGCCCCTCGGCGGTCGCAGCATTGTGGTCAACGAAGCCCGTCCTATGGAGCCACGCCCACCCCGTAGTGGTGGTTTTGGCGGCGGTGGCGGCGGCTACGGCGGTGGTGGCCGCAGTGGTGGTGGCCGCAGTGGTGGTGGTGGCTACGGCGGCGGCCGTGAAGGCGGCGGCGGTGGCTATGGTGGTGGCCGCGAGGGCGGTGGCGGTGGTTACGGCGGTGGCCGTGACGGTGGCGGCGGCTACGGCGGCGGTGGCCGCAGCGAAGGTGGCTTCCGCAGCCCCTACGGTTCGGGCTCGCGCAACGGCGGAGGCGGCGGTCGCAATGGCGGTGGTGGCGGCTACGGTGGCAGCGGCAACGGCGGCTACTGA